The following are encoded together in the Perca flavescens isolate YP-PL-M2 chromosome 22, PFLA_1.0, whole genome shotgun sequence genome:
- the plppr4b gene encoding phospholipid phosphatase-related protein type 4 — MSAREKGIPTKDSVSLLPCFYFVELPILVSSVVSLYFLEWTDVFKPVKSGFNCHDRSLSLPYIDPNREVIPLLMLLSLAFAGPAITIMIGEAILFCCLSRRKSGGGVEANINAAGCNFNSFIRRAVRFVGIHAFGLCATALITDILQLMTGYPTPYFLTVCKPNYTTLNVSCEQNPYILEDICSGADPAAIIQGRKSFPSQHATLASFAAVYVSMYFNSTLTDSSKLLKPLLVFSFIICAIICGLTRIIQYKNHAIDVYLGFLLGGAIAVYLGLYAVGNFQSSEEASVSPPPMLHRPPCSLPHISQEAVLHHLQMKASMAGEPGMPTSHSEGLLHRGLPLQRPDDCLQRSRADVEVISPRSPHSKDAIATFSHTLPRVHTPQAMAAYEEAARRHAATLHHASMDSSRSKQLLSQWKSKNNNHKCSLQIPDSFSSSVDSSSGQSSQHPHHHGSMELRSSSEPSATGLNGGFDAHAYMSKLATGASTTLPSNCSGITGGARISMQSRPGSSQLVHIPEEAHENYNPTSPRTGGEGGSEGMSTINSTVQANWQRAAEKTAACKTNDSGHNSQPRLMQVIALSKQQGLLQTHSKSLDEGSVGCSTIGSCQGSARYRALTDQDHTSITGPSSLGSTTGSISGSTGAIVRVEAHPENRPVIQAPSTDGSGSWRWRSLDHGTGAGGGTGTSGAGGGVGSLKQSFELNDLNRDSESPDSTREGSIDRKRGNHIVTTTATVSTPPIVTVHTQNNGQSEQRLHPQGLSTIRVTPGDGGGSGSGGGGGGGGGGGESASETPSVASSRESTLRRKGNSIILIPERANSPDNARNIFYKGTSITPVFKD, encoded by the exons CTGCCGATCTTGGTATCGTCTGTGGTCAGTCTGTACTTCCTGGAGTGGACGGATGTGTTCAAGCCGGTGAAGTCTGGCTTCAACTGCCACGACCGCAGCCTGAGCCTTCCCTACATCGACCCCAACCGCGAGGTCATCCCCCTCCTGATGCTGCTCAGCCTGGCCTTCGCCGGACCCGCCATCACG ATAATGATTGGAGAGGCCATCTTGTTCTGCTGTCTGTCTCGGAGGAAGAGTGGCGGCGGGGTCGAGGCCAACATCAACGCCGCCGGCTGCAACTTCAACTCCTTCATACGCAGAGCTGTTCGCTTCGTTG GCATTCACGCTTTCGGTCTTTGTGCCACGGCCCTCATCACTGACATCCTCCAACTGATGACGGGCTACCCGACACCCTACTTCCTCACCGTGTGCAAACCCAACTACACCACGCTCAACGTCAGCTGTGAGCAGAACCCCTACATCTTGGAGGACATCTGCTCGGGGGCCGACCCCGCAGCAATCATCCAGGGCAG AAAATCCTTCCCATCACAGCACGCTACCCTCGCATCCTTTGCCGCTGTCTATGTTTCG ATGTACTTCAACAGCACTTTGACAGACTCATCCAAGCTGCTCAAGCCCCTACTGGTCTTCTCCTTCATTATCTGTGCCATCATTTGTGGCCTGACCCGCATTATTCAGTACAAGAACCACGCCATCGACGTCTACCTGGGCTTCCTGCTGGGAGGAGCCATTGCTGTCTACCTG GGGTTGTATGCAGTCGGAAACTTTCAGTCTAGTGAGGAGGCCAGTGTCAGTCCCCCTCCGATGCTACACCGCCCCCCCTGCTCTTTGCCCCACATCAGCCAGGAGGCCGTACTCCACCACCTTCAAATGAAAGCCAGCATGGCAGGGGAGCCCGGCATGCCCACCTCCCACTCTGAGGGTCTCCTCCACCGAGGCCTTCCACTGCAGAGGCCTGACGACTGTCTGCAGCGTTCCAGGGCAGATGTGGAAGTGATCTCCCCCCGCAGCCCCCACAGCAAAGACGCCATAGCGACCTTCAGCCACACGCTTCCTCGGGTCCACACCCCCCAGGCCATGGCAGCGTACGAGGAAGCAGCCAGACGTCACGCTGCAACCCTCCACCATGCCTCCATGGACTCCAGCCGCTCGAAGCAGCTTCTGTCTCAATGGAAAAGTAAGAACAACAACCACAAATGCTCCCTGCAGATCCCAGACTCCTTCTCGTCCTCCGTGGACTCGTCCTCGGGCCAGTCCTCGCAGCATCCTCACCACCACGGCAGCATGGAGCTCCGATCCAGCTCCGAGCCATCGGCTACGGGCCTGAACGGAGGCTTCGATGCTCACGCGTACATGTCCAAACTGGCCACAGGTGCCAGCACCACCCTGCCCAGCAACTGCAGCGGCATCACCGGAGGGGCCAGGATATCCATGCAGTCCAGACCTGGGTCTTCACAGCTAGTTCACATACCAGAGGAAGCCCATGAGAATTACAACCCCACCTCCCCGAGGACGGGGGGAGAAGGGGGAAGCGAGGGGATGTCGACAATAAATAGCACAGTTCAGGCAAACTGGCAACGGGCGGCAGAGAAGACCGCAGCCTGCAAGACTAACGATAGTGGGCACAACAGCCAGCCACGACTCATGCAAGTCATCGCTCTTTCCAAGCAGCAGGGCCTGCTACAGACCCATTCCAAGAGCTTAGACGAGGGCAGCGTGGGCTGCAGCACCATTGGGAGCTGCCAGGGCTCTGCTCGCTACAGGGCACTAACTGACCAAGACCACACCAGCATCACAGGGCCGAGCTCGTTGGGCAGCACCACAGGCAGTATTTCAGGGAGTACCGGAGCAATTGTCAGAGTAGAGGCCCACCCTGAAAACAGACCGGTGATCCAAGCGCCGTCCACAGATGGGAGCGGATCATGGAGGTGGCGTTCCCTGGACCACGGCACTGGGGCTGGTGGAGGTACAGGGACCagtggagcaggaggaggagttgGGAGTTTGAAGCAGTCCTTTGAGCTCAACGATCTAAACCGAGACTCGGAAAGCCCCGACTCGACACGTGAAGGGTCCATTGACAGGAAGCGAGGCAATCACATCGTTACCACCACCGCCACCGTTAGCACCCCGCCCATAGTGACTGTTCACACCCAGAACAATGGCCAGTCAGAGCAGAGGCTCCACCCGCAGGGGCTTTCCACCATAAGGGTCACTCCGGGGGATGGTGGCGGTTCTGGATCTGGAGGAGgcggtggtggaggaggaggaggtggagagagcGCATCAGAAACCCCCTCCGTCGCTTCCAGTCGGGAGTCCACGCTGCGGAGAAAAGGCAATAGTATCATCCTGATTCCAGAGCGAGCCAACAGCCCAGATAACGCCCGCAACATTTTCTACAAAGGAACGTCCATAACTCCTGTTTTCAAGGACTAA